One window of Pyrus communis chromosome 12, drPyrComm1.1, whole genome shotgun sequence genomic DNA carries:
- the LOC137711524 gene encoding uncharacterized protein — translation MAAVYVDEEEVWKCPKHPSKRRKSGICPVCLRERLVVLCPDCANVRPCGCCATTSSSSSSSSSSRFPAGDGVRVSKILESEPSFRRSRSVAAPFLRSTSKFLGGAFRHADFDSAGDRSEPQSGGRTKTPSFWSSVFRSSHRSKTSEVNDGEHETTAEKKAEGEIQEEEEDADAAMRKKMMRKSRSVAVPMMSSKAGSGGGERPPAKGRGWHFPSPIKAFRHSKISKIVSERSPVYRG, via the coding sequence ATGGCGGCGGTTTACGTTGACGAGGAGGAGGTCTGGAAATGCCCTAAACACCCTTCCAAGCGCCGCAAGAGTGGAATCTGCCCCGTCTGCCTCCGCGAGCGCCTCGTCGTTCTCTGCCCCGACTGCGCTAACGTCCGCCCCTGCGGTTGCTGCGCCACGACGTCGTCTTCctcgtcttcttcttcgtccTCTCGCTTCCCCGCCGGTGACGGCGTCCGAGTCTCCAAGATTCTCGAGAGCGAGCCGTCTTTCCGGCGGTCCCGGTCGGTTGCGGCCCCTTTTCTGCGCTCCACCTCGAAGTTTCTCGGCGGCGCTTTTAGACACGCGGACTTTGACTCCGCCGGCGACAGGAGCGAGCCCCAGAGCGGCGGACGGACTAAAACACCGTCGTTTTGGTCGTCGGTATTCCGGTCGTCTCACAGGAGCAAGACAAGCGAGGTTAATGATGGAGAGCACGAGACGACGGCGGAGAAGAAAGCCGAGGGCGAAATccaagaggaggaagaagacgcaGATGCTGCGATGAGaaagaagatgatgagaaaATCGAGGTCGGTGGCCGTGCCGATGATGTCTTCGAAAGCTGGTAGCGGTGGAGGTGAGAGACCGCCGGCGAAAGGTAGGGGATGGCATTTCCCGAGCCCGATCAAGGCCTTCCGGCATTCCAAAATTTCAAAGATCGTTTCCGAGCGGTCGCCTGTGTACAgaggttaa